The stretch of DNA CACACCTCAGAGAGGGTTGCGGGTGTGTCGGGAACTCGAGACGGCGATCCGTACGCGTGTCGGCAGAACGCGTAGCACGATCGGTGCTGTCTGTCGCTGCAGGCGACGTGCTCATCTATTTGTGATGTGGAAACACACGACTAGCTATGGGCGACGAACAGTTCGAACCCGATCTGCGTGCGCTCCGCGCAGCGACCGATGAGTTCCCGTTCGACGACGTCGTCCGCTTGCTTGGAGACTGTCACGCTCGCTCCGTGCTCGTCTCCCTCCACGACAATCCAACGCCGACGCTCGAGGAACTGGCCGACGTGGTCACCGCCACAGCCGCCAGTGAGACGGGAACGATCGCCGCACCGTCCGACCGCGACCAGATTCGACTGCGGCTGTATCATTCGATCCTGCCTCAACTCGAAGACCTGGGATTCATTACGTTCGATACTGCGGCGAAGACCGTCACCGACACCGACATCCCGGAGGCTGTCAGCGCCGCGCTGGGGGTGAGCGACTCGGAGCCATGAACGAACTTGGTGATCCAATCGAGACGGTCGAAGGCCAACGGAAAACGCTCGAGGTCCACACGGACGACGACGCGATCTTCGAGGGGCTCCGCCGGCAGTTCGAGACGCGAAACGTCGACGTGCGCCGCCAGTTGCTTGGCTCGCTCGACGGGGCGGGGTTCGTGATCATCCGGAGCGCCGACGGCACGTTCCGCGGTGCGTTAGGACTCGATCAGTTTGCGGCGATCCTCTCGCCGCGGACCCATCCACCGTGGGAACTCGCCGAGACCGACGACGATCGAGCGGAACTGTTCAGCTTCCTCGAGGAGACGTTGTTTACCTCCTACAGTCGTCGGCAGATGCTGGCAACGACCCGCGAGATCGAAGACCGGGCGTGGCGTGTCGGGGCCGGCCGGTTATACGCGGGGTTCGAACGCGCGCGGGCGTTCGCGGCACAGACGGACGTCTACGAGCGATTCGGGCGTCACGATTCGCTTTCGGTCGCGGTGTTTATAGACGACGAGTGGACCGAGCCGGTCCCCGAGGGTGTGGCCGTCGTCTCGGAGCGCGGTAGCGAACTCGGCGACTACTGGTTCGTCGTCTTCGACGGTGGCGACAACGACCAGGAAGCCTGTGCGTTACTCGCAGAAGAGCGCCATCCAGGGTCGTTCTACGGGTTCTGGACGTACGATCCGGCGATGGTCGCGGAGCTGATCACGTATCTCGAGACGACGTACGACGTGCCAGCGCCGTCATAGCGCGGTGAGTGCCCACGCGTCAGCACGGCTTGGACACGACCACGGCTCGAGTCGTGTTTCGCTGGCGTCGTACCCGCGGATACCGAACGGAGACGGACTTCTGGGAAGGAGACGCTAGATGTGATTAGGTATGTGACAGACTATGTCGGCTCGCTGTCGGACCAGTTTGGATTGGGCGGTGCCGACCCGCCAGCCGGTGTCGATAGACCGGATTCGCCGCCGTCGACAACTCCGCCGGCGGAGGTGTTATACGTCCAAGGCGATGTAGGGGTGGCAATGACGTCTTCTGCGTTGACCGACAATCTCCGGGAAACGCTTGCATGTTTCGATGGCGCTGGAGTCCCGCGGACGACCAACGAGGTGGCTACCAAGCTCGACCTCGGTCGACGGAGCACGTACGACCGGTTAGAGCGCCTCGTCGAGCACGACCGACTCGAGACCAAGAAAGTCGGGGCGAGCGCTCGTGTCTGGTGGCGACCGCCGTCGGCGGTCGATCGGCCAACCGAAACCGGTGGCCACCCGGCAGGTACTGGGCCGCTGATCGACGATGTGATCAACGACGCCGAGATCGGCCTGTTCGTTCTCGATGCGGATCTCGAGGTCGTGTGGCTCAACGAGACCGCCGAGCAGTACTTCGATCTCGATCGCGAACACGCACTCGGTCGCGATAAACAAGCGCTCGTGACGGACCACCTCTCGAGCGTCGTCGATGACGGTGCATCGTTCGCCGATACCGTGCTAGCGACCTACGAGAATAATACGTATGCCGAACGGTTCGAGTGTCGCGTCACGGCGAGTGAAAACCGTGAGGCGCGCTGGCTCGAGCACCGGAGCAAACCGATCGAGTCCGGCGACTACGCTGGCGGGCGGATCGAACTCTACTACGACGTGACCGACCGGAAACGCTCGGAGCACGCCCGTCTCACGGAACGGACGCTCCTCGAGCGCGTCCTCGAGGTAAGCCCGACGGGGATCGGTATCTTCGACACCGACGGCGAGGTCCGACGCGTGAACCGGCGGTTTACCGAGAATCTCGGATTATCTGGAGCGGATCCCACAACGTACGTGATCGGCGACGTTCCCCTGTTCGACGAGCATGGCGAGGAAATTCCGTACGCAGAGCGTCCGGCAACGCGGGTACTCGCAACTGGTGAGTCAATCAACGATCAACACATACAGGTCGACAGTCCCGATAGCCAGACACGGTGGCTTTCCGTAAACGCCGAACCGCTCGACGACGGCGCCGGTGTTGTCGTCACAACGGCCGACATTACGCAACTCAAAGCACAGACACAGCGCCTCGAGCGCCAGCGCGAGGATCTCGAGACCGAACTCGACGCGGTCTTCGAGCGGATCGACGACGCGTTCTACGCACTCGACGACGAACTGCGATTTACCTACGTCAACGACCGCGCTGAGACGCTGCTGGGCCGGCCCGAGTCCAAGTTGCTCGGCAGGAACATCTGGCAGGCGCTGTCCGTCTCCGACGATGACCTGCTCCGTGACCGATACGAGACGGCGCTGACTACCCAGACTGCGACGAGTTTCGAACGCTACTCCGACCCGCTCGACATCTGGGAGATCGTGAGGGTGTACCCCTCGGAGTCCGGCCTCTCGGTCTATTTCACCGATATCAGTGACCGGAAGGAAAAAGAAACTCGACTCCGCGAACGCGAGGCCAGTCTCGAGCGAACGACGGAACTGCTCGAACAGTCCCAGCAACTGGCGAACGTGGGTGCCTGGCAACTCGACGTGACCACGACGCCCGCCGAACTCCGATGGACCGACGAGGTCTATCGGATCCATGGTCTCTCACCCGAGCAGGAGGTCGACCTCGAGCAATCGATCTCGTTCTACCATCCCGAGGATCGACCGCGGGTCCGCGAGGCGGTCGAGCACGCGCTCGAGGACGGCGAGCCGTACGATCTCACGCTTCGAATCGAACCTGCCGACGGCGGCCTGCGATGGGTTCGGACCATCTGCAACCCCGTGCAAACCGACGGCGAGGTGGTCGCACTCCGTGGCGCGTTCCAAGACATCACTGAGCGCAAAGAATATGAACAGGACCTCGAGCGCCAGCGCGAGCAACTCGCCGCACTCAACAACCTCAACGATGTTGCCCGCAGTATTACCGACGAGGTGATCGACCAGTCCACACGCGAGGAGATCGAGCACGTCGTTTGTGAGCGCCTCGCCGAGGCGGAGTCGTATCTGTTCGCTTGGATCGGCGATGCCGATGTCTCTTCACAAACCGTGAACATGCGAACAGGGGCCGGCGTCGAGGGCTATCTCGACGAGATTACGATCTCTGCTGACCCGACCGACGAGCGCAGCAAGGGACCGACGGGGCAGGCGATTCTCGAGCGCGAGATCCAGACGGCACAGGACATCGAAACTGATAGCAGATACGACCCCTGGCGCGACCACGTCAAGAAGTACAACTTCCGCTCGTCAGCGGCGATTCCGATCGTCTACGAGGACACCGTCTACGGAGTGTTGAACGTCTACACTGACCGACCGAACGCGTTCGAAGAAGAGGAACGAGCGGTCATCAGTCAACTGGGCGAGATCATCGGCCACGCGATTGCCGCCACCGAGCGCAAGCGGGCGTTGATGAGCGACGACGTTGTCGAACTGCAGTTCCGCATTCGAGATATTTTCGACGCCACTGGAACCGACACGCCAGCCGAGGGCACAATCACGTTTGATCAAAGAGTTCCCATCAAGAAAAATGAATTCCTCGTCTATGGGACGGTGACGGAAGACGCCGTCGAGGGTTTGGATGGGCTCGTCGAGGCATTCCCGCACTGGACTGCTGTCACCTACCGGTCTACCGATGGGGTGACGAACTTCGAACTTCGGCTCTCTGGGTCGCCAGTGCTTTCGGAACTCGCTTCATTGGGTGGCACTATCGACAGTGCTGTTATTGAAGACGGCGACTATCAGATAACACTTCACTTCGCACCGGGTGTAGATAGCCGGCAGGTCATCGATGCCGTTCGAACGACGTTCCCAACCGCGGAACTGCTGAAACACCGCCAGATCTCGCGCCCCGAGACCACCGAACGTGTTCGTCATGTGTTAACTGGCGAACTTACCGAACGCCAGCGAGCGGCTCTCAAGGCCGCATATCACGCGGGCTTTTTCGAGTGGCCCCGCGATGCCACCGGCGAGGACATCTCCGAATCGCTCGAGATCGCACCGGCGACGTTCCATCAACACCTCCGGCGCGCACAGAAGCAGGTGTTCGAATCGTTGCTCTCGGGGTCAAGGGCGCCCTGACTGCGTCGCGTCGTGTGTCGACCGTCTAGGTGTCTTACGGCTGTCGCTCGAGGGTACCGCCCAACTCCTCGAGCATGCCGAAGAAGCCGGGGAAGGAGACGTCGACGTGGTCGGCCCCCTCGATGGTTGTCTCGCCGTCTGCGACCAGTCCTGCAAGCGCGAGCGCCATGATGATCCGGTGGTCGTCGCGGCCCGAAACGGTCGCCCCCTCGAGTGCCGACGTGCCGCCGTGGATCGTCAGCGAGTCC from Natrinema sp. HArc-T2 encodes:
- a CDS encoding DICT sensory domain-containing protein — translated: MNELGDPIETVEGQRKTLEVHTDDDAIFEGLRRQFETRNVDVRRQLLGSLDGAGFVIIRSADGTFRGALGLDQFAAILSPRTHPPWELAETDDDRAELFSFLEETLFTSYSRRQMLATTREIEDRAWRVGAGRLYAGFERARAFAAQTDVYERFGRHDSLSVAVFIDDEWTEPVPEGVAVVSERGSELGDYWFVVFDGGDNDQEACALLAEERHPGSFYGFWTYDPAMVAELITYLETTYDVPAPS
- a CDS encoding PAS domain-containing protein — its product is MTSSALTDNLRETLACFDGAGVPRTTNEVATKLDLGRRSTYDRLERLVEHDRLETKKVGASARVWWRPPSAVDRPTETGGHPAGTGPLIDDVINDAEIGLFVLDADLEVVWLNETAEQYFDLDREHALGRDKQALVTDHLSSVVDDGASFADTVLATYENNTYAERFECRVTASENREARWLEHRSKPIESGDYAGGRIELYYDVTDRKRSEHARLTERTLLERVLEVSPTGIGIFDTDGEVRRVNRRFTENLGLSGADPTTYVIGDVPLFDEHGEEIPYAERPATRVLATGESINDQHIQVDSPDSQTRWLSVNAEPLDDGAGVVVTTADITQLKAQTQRLERQREDLETELDAVFERIDDAFYALDDELRFTYVNDRAETLLGRPESKLLGRNIWQALSVSDDDLLRDRYETALTTQTATSFERYSDPLDIWEIVRVYPSESGLSVYFTDISDRKEKETRLREREASLERTTELLEQSQQLANVGAWQLDVTTTPAELRWTDEVYRIHGLSPEQEVDLEQSISFYHPEDRPRVREAVEHALEDGEPYDLTLRIEPADGGLRWVRTICNPVQTDGEVVALRGAFQDITERKEYEQDLERQREQLAALNNLNDVARSITDEVIDQSTREEIEHVVCERLAEAESYLFAWIGDADVSSQTVNMRTGAGVEGYLDEITISADPTDERSKGPTGQAILEREIQTAQDIETDSRYDPWRDHVKKYNFRSSAAIPIVYEDTVYGVLNVYTDRPNAFEEEERAVISQLGEIIGHAIAATERKRALMSDDVVELQFRIRDIFDATGTDTPAEGTITFDQRVPIKKNEFLVYGTVTEDAVEGLDGLVEAFPHWTAVTYRSTDGVTNFELRLSGSPVLSELASLGGTIDSAVIEDGDYQITLHFAPGVDSRQVIDAVRTTFPTAELLKHRQISRPETTERVRHVLTGELTERQRAALKAAYHAGFFEWPRDATGEDISESLEIAPATFHQHLRRAQKQVFESLLSGSRAP